A single genomic interval of Stieleria maiorica harbors:
- a CDS encoding DUF1552 domain-containing protein: protein MKTSTTSHSPALSRRTVLRGVGVTMALPWLESIPVWGSETVVGDDPVAAPKRFAAVFMGCGINRDHWWAKGSGSAMELGKSLAPMEPLKGKMNFITGLFNQNATHVGIHPGQTGNILSGAPLQKGSELRGDISMDQVLANHFQQETVVPSLVLGCEQPVTGYHETNFSMAYSSHISWQNKTSPVPMEVYPSLAFDSLFDNRGNRRDESILDRVGEEAASLSRRVSKSDQLKLDEYLSSVREVEKRAASMRAAREKARQRAGDRGKPLAEMQRPDDGLPEDIREHMRLMCDIVAIGFQSDKSRVASLLLNRDLSGLFYPFLDVESTHHSASHNDLSDAYERISRYYCSQYAYLAKRLDAMPEAGGTVLDNACLLFISSMWSGNAHDSSKVPVLLTGGLGGTLETGRVLDYVGKDDADRKLCSMYLSIMDRMGVRQDAFGDAETRLAGL from the coding sequence ATGAAAACTTCCACCACCTCCCACTCTCCTGCCTTGTCCCGTCGCACGGTGTTGCGAGGCGTCGGCGTCACGATGGCGCTGCCGTGGCTGGAATCCATCCCCGTCTGGGGCTCCGAGACAGTCGTGGGGGACGATCCGGTCGCCGCACCGAAACGTTTTGCGGCGGTGTTCATGGGATGTGGCATCAATCGCGATCATTGGTGGGCCAAGGGCAGCGGCAGCGCGATGGAACTGGGCAAAAGCCTGGCGCCGATGGAGCCTCTCAAGGGGAAAATGAACTTCATCACCGGCCTGTTCAATCAGAACGCGACGCACGTCGGTATCCATCCCGGCCAGACCGGCAACATCCTTTCCGGGGCACCCCTGCAAAAGGGATCCGAGCTGCGTGGCGACATCAGCATGGACCAAGTCCTGGCCAATCATTTCCAACAGGAAACGGTCGTCCCCAGTTTGGTGCTGGGGTGCGAACAACCCGTCACGGGCTATCACGAAACCAATTTTTCGATGGCCTACAGCTCGCACATCTCGTGGCAAAACAAGACCTCGCCGGTGCCGATGGAAGTGTACCCGTCGCTGGCCTTTGACAGTCTGTTCGACAATCGTGGCAACCGTCGTGACGAAAGTATCTTGGATCGTGTCGGTGAAGAAGCGGCGTCGTTGAGTCGACGGGTCAGCAAGAGCGATCAATTGAAGTTGGACGAATACTTGAGCAGTGTCCGCGAAGTGGAAAAGCGTGCGGCGTCGATGCGGGCGGCGCGAGAGAAAGCACGCCAGCGGGCCGGCGACCGCGGTAAACCCCTCGCGGAAATGCAGCGACCCGATGACGGATTGCCGGAGGACATTCGTGAGCACATGCGGCTGATGTGCGACATCGTGGCGATCGGATTCCAGAGCGATAAATCACGTGTCGCATCGCTGCTGCTGAACCGCGATCTGTCGGGATTGTTCTATCCCTTCCTGGACGTCGAAAGCACGCACCACTCGGCGTCCCACAATGACCTTTCGGACGCGTACGAGCGTATTTCGCGGTACTACTGCAGCCAGTACGCCTACCTGGCCAAGCGGCTTGACGCCATGCCCGAAGCCGGCGGCACGGTGCTGGACAACGCGTGTTTGTTGTTCATTTCCAGCATGTGGTCCGGCAACGCCCACGATTCCAGCAAGGTCCCCGTGCTGCTGACCGGCGGACTGGGCGGCACGCTGGAAACCGGCCGCGTGCTGGATTACGTCGGCAAAGACGATGCCGACCGGAAACTGTGCAGCATGTACCTGTCGATCATGGATCGGATGGGCGTCCGCCAAGACGCCTTCGGCGACGCCGAAACGCGTCTGGCGGGGCTGTAG
- a CDS encoding DUF1592 domain-containing protein, translating into MRFLLIALTLVCSASVASGADELEHAFSGTIRPFLQTHCVSCHNADTAEGDLDLDSDRDITSVIDHFRKWMVVMDRLEAGDMPPDDAETHPTPEARKGVIEWIAKVRRNESERRAGDPGIVLARRLSNAEYNYTIRDLTGHDLQPANSFPIDPANQEGFDNSGESLAMSPSLLKKYLEAARHLSQHLVLTPTGIEFAPHPVITETDRDKFCVNRIIDFYRRQRLEYADFFFALWQFQHQQSSAVDPPVSLERFAAQQGLSIRYMQTLWDVLNADESSDQTAEIGPLATLRIMWRKLPSAEEADAARQAETQCGQMQDFIVNLRQRLVPKVENLTTPEVHKGSQPLVLWKNRQFVANRRRFAGEVSELGKVIAALELPADSPEAAAMTVPDEDVQQAHFEQAMDRFCSVFPDTFVVSERARVYLDPKEEKGRTGRFLSAGFHSQMGYFRDDGPLYELVLSDAERQELDRLWLELDFVTSAPMRQYAGFIWFDRTDSRFMRDSQFDRFRAEDKDSTSEEKVSALADAYLSKAERVGGNPQALEAIAFYFEDMSRTFRQLEQLKLESEPVQLDAVVRLAGRAYRRPLTQEQQQSIRSFYQQRRQVDGLDHEDAIRECVVAILMSPNFCYRLDLPLERVEDETDQDIQPLDGYALASRLSYFLWASMPDQQLLDLAGSGRLHQHDVLKSQVARMLSDRRAQGFINEFVGSWLSFRQFQQHNGVDRNRFPQFTDALRQSMYEEPIRMFSDIVRRDGSLLDLLYADYTFVDRRLAEHYQIPTELLNGNGDDWSDDGWKRVDGAHRFGRGGLMPMAVFLTKNSPGLRTSPVQRGNWLVKHVLGEHIPAPPATVPELPSDESQLGELTLREALQRHRADPSCAACHDKIDSFGLVFEHYGPIGERRETDLGGRKVDSHVRFPDDSQGDGIEGLRDYIRRARQADFVDHFSRKLLAYALGRSLELSDEAAIAEMNESLAVEGFRIRNAIERIVTSPAFGNKRVNADL; encoded by the coding sequence ATGCGATTTCTGCTTATTGCCCTCACGCTAGTCTGTTCGGCATCGGTCGCTTCGGGGGCCGATGAACTTGAGCACGCGTTTTCCGGAACGATCCGTCCGTTTCTACAGACCCACTGCGTGTCCTGTCACAATGCCGACACGGCCGAAGGCGATTTGGACCTGGATTCGGACCGTGATATCACGTCGGTCATCGACCATTTCCGGAAGTGGATGGTCGTGATGGACCGACTGGAAGCGGGTGACATGCCACCGGACGATGCAGAAACACATCCGACGCCCGAAGCTCGCAAGGGTGTCATCGAGTGGATCGCCAAAGTGCGTCGCAACGAGTCCGAGCGGCGGGCCGGTGATCCGGGAATCGTGCTCGCGCGGCGGTTGAGCAACGCCGAATACAACTACACGATTCGAGATCTGACGGGACACGACCTGCAGCCGGCCAATTCGTTCCCGATCGATCCGGCCAACCAAGAAGGGTTCGACAACTCGGGCGAATCGTTGGCCATGTCGCCTTCGTTGTTGAAAAAGTACCTGGAAGCGGCGCGGCATCTTTCCCAGCATCTGGTGCTGACGCCGACGGGCATCGAGTTTGCGCCCCATCCGGTGATCACCGAAACCGATCGCGACAAGTTCTGTGTCAACCGAATCATCGACTTTTATCGTCGCCAACGTTTGGAATACGCCGATTTCTTTTTCGCCCTCTGGCAATTCCAACACCAGCAGTCGTCCGCGGTCGATCCGCCGGTGTCGTTGGAACGATTTGCAGCCCAACAGGGACTGAGCATTCGCTACATGCAAACACTATGGGACGTCCTCAACGCCGATGAATCGTCCGACCAGACGGCAGAGATCGGTCCTTTGGCGACGCTTCGGATCATGTGGCGCAAGCTGCCCTCGGCAGAGGAAGCGGATGCCGCACGGCAAGCCGAAACGCAGTGCGGTCAAATGCAAGACTTCATCGTCAATCTGCGTCAGCGATTGGTTCCGAAAGTCGAGAACCTGACGACCCCCGAAGTCCACAAGGGCTCTCAGCCGTTGGTGCTGTGGAAGAACCGACAATTCGTCGCCAACCGCAGACGCTTTGCCGGCGAGGTTTCCGAACTGGGCAAGGTGATCGCTGCACTGGAGCTTCCGGCGGATTCACCCGAAGCCGCTGCGATGACCGTTCCCGACGAAGACGTTCAACAAGCTCACTTCGAACAAGCGATGGACCGGTTTTGCTCGGTTTTCCCCGACACGTTTGTCGTCTCCGAGCGGGCTCGCGTCTACTTGGACCCCAAAGAGGAAAAGGGGCGGACGGGGCGTTTCTTGAGCGCCGGATTCCACAGCCAAATGGGATACTTCCGCGACGACGGACCGCTGTACGAACTTGTGTTGAGCGACGCCGAGCGGCAAGAGTTGGATCGATTGTGGTTGGAGCTGGATTTTGTGACTTCGGCACCGATGCGTCAGTACGCCGGATTCATTTGGTTCGACCGCACCGATTCTCGCTTCATGCGTGATTCACAATTCGATCGCTTTCGCGCCGAAGACAAGGACAGTACGTCGGAGGAAAAAGTCAGTGCGCTTGCCGATGCGTATCTGTCGAAAGCGGAACGCGTCGGCGGCAACCCGCAAGCCTTGGAGGCGATCGCATTCTATTTTGAAGACATGTCGCGAACGTTTCGGCAGTTGGAACAATTGAAACTGGAATCGGAACCCGTGCAATTGGACGCCGTGGTCCGACTGGCCGGCCGAGCCTATCGCCGTCCGTTGACGCAAGAACAACAGCAGAGCATTCGATCGTTTTATCAACAGCGACGTCAGGTCGACGGGCTCGATCACGAGGACGCGATCCGCGAATGTGTCGTGGCGATCCTGATGTCACCCAATTTCTGTTACCGATTGGATCTTCCGCTGGAACGCGTCGAGGATGAAACCGACCAGGACATCCAGCCGCTCGACGGCTACGCCCTTGCCAGTCGGTTGAGCTATTTTCTTTGGGCCAGCATGCCGGATCAGCAACTGCTGGATCTGGCCGGTTCGGGGCGACTGCATCAGCACGACGTGTTGAAGTCCCAGGTCGCCCGCATGCTCAGCGACCGACGCGCCCAGGGATTCATCAATGAATTCGTCGGCAGCTGGCTGAGCTTTCGACAGTTCCAACAACACAACGGCGTCGATCGCAATCGCTTTCCCCAGTTCACCGACGCTCTGCGCCAGTCGATGTATGAAGAACCGATCCGGATGTTCTCCGACATCGTGCGACGCGACGGTTCGCTGCTCGATCTGTTGTACGCCGATTACACCTTCGTCGATCGGAGGTTGGCCGAACACTACCAGATCCCCACAGAGCTGTTGAATGGCAACGGCGACGACTGGTCTGACGATGGCTGGAAACGCGTCGACGGGGCGCATCGTTTCGGCCGTGGCGGGTTGATGCCGATGGCGGTGTTCCTGACGAAGAACTCGCCGGGGCTGCGAACCAGTCCCGTCCAACGAGGCAACTGGTTGGTCAAACACGTGCTCGGCGAACACATTCCCGCCCCGCCGGCGACCGTGCCGGAGCTGCCCAGCGACGAGTCCCAGCTGGGCGAACTGACGCTGCGTGAAGCGCTCCAGCGACACCGTGCCGATCCCAGCTGTGCCGCCTGCCATGACAAAATCGATTCGTTCGGGTTGGTGTTCGAACATTACGGCCCGATCGGTGAGCGGCGGGAAACGGATCTCGGCGGACGCAAAGTTGACAGCCACGTCCGGTTCCCCGACGACAGCCAAGGAGACGGAATTGAGGGGCTGCGTGATTACATCCGCCGCGCCCGACAAGCCGACTTTGTCGACCATTTTTCTCGCAAATTGCTCGCCTATGCCCTCGGACGCTCGTTAGAGTTGTCGGATGAGGCGGCGATCGCCGAAATGAATGAATCACTTGCGGTCGAAGGATTCCGCATCCGCAATGCGATCGAAAGGATCGTCACCAGTCCGGCGTTCGGAAACAAACGCGTGAATGCAGATTTATGA
- the eda gene encoding bifunctional 4-hydroxy-2-oxoglutarate aldolase/2-dehydro-3-deoxy-phosphogluconate aldolase has product MVEFPNEILHRLKTTGVVAGFSVENVAHAVPLAKALIAGGITAIELTLRTPAAMAGLIEICGQVPEMLVGVGTILTPASVREVKAAGADFGVAPGMNPRVIRAAQDIALPFAPGIATPSDLEAAIELGCRFVKFFPAEAMGGVRYLRSMSAPYKHLGIQYFPLGGLNADNMSEYLAEPNVAAIGGSWIVKQELVEREDWDGISARAAEVIEKLQQD; this is encoded by the coding sequence ATGGTCGAATTCCCCAACGAGATTCTCCATCGACTGAAAACGACCGGCGTGGTCGCCGGGTTCTCGGTCGAAAACGTGGCGCATGCCGTTCCGCTGGCCAAGGCGTTGATCGCCGGTGGGATCACCGCGATCGAATTGACGCTTCGCACGCCCGCGGCGATGGCGGGGCTGATCGAAATTTGTGGCCAGGTCCCTGAAATGCTGGTCGGCGTCGGCACCATCCTGACTCCGGCGTCGGTCCGCGAAGTCAAAGCCGCGGGCGCGGATTTCGGAGTTGCTCCGGGCATGAATCCGCGTGTGATCCGGGCCGCCCAAGATATCGCGCTGCCGTTTGCGCCGGGGATCGCCACCCCATCGGACTTGGAAGCCGCCATCGAATTGGGCTGTCGCTTCGTCAAGTTCTTCCCGGCCGAAGCGATGGGAGGCGTCCGCTACCTGCGCAGCATGTCGGCCCCTTACAAACATCTGGGCATCCAGTATTTTCCGCTCGGCGGTTTGAACGCCGACAACATGTCGGAGTATTTGGCCGAGCCGAATGTTGCCGCGATCGGTGGTTCTTGGATCGTCAAACAGGAACTGGTCGAACGCGAGGACTGGGACGGGATCAGCGCCCGCGCGGCCGAGGTCATCGAGAAACTACAGCAGGATTGA
- a CDS encoding sugar kinase, which produces MNQVVVTFGEIMGRLAAPDHLRLRQTRQLDVTYAGAEASVAESISNLGGVARYVTALPKHALADATIDSIRALGVDVQHVLRTDEGRLGLYFLETGANQRPSNVIYDRADSAIAITPADRYDWGPIFQDAGWLHLTGITPALSANAADATLLAAQKAKAVGATVSIDLNFRKKLWRWDSGKAPRDLAEATMREILPHVDVVIANEEDCHDVLGIRAGQTDVHAGALDTSRYPDVARQVVSQFANVSKVAITLRESLSATHNNWGAMLLDAAADQVCFAPLDAEGNYRAYEIKNIVDRVGGGDSFAAGLIFALTTPELGEPETALKFAVAASCLKHSIKGDFNYSTRSEVEALMGGAASGRVVR; this is translated from the coding sequence ATGAATCAGGTCGTTGTGACGTTCGGAGAAATCATGGGGCGGTTGGCGGCGCCGGACCACTTGCGGCTGCGCCAGACGCGGCAACTGGACGTTACCTACGCCGGCGCCGAAGCCAGCGTCGCCGAATCGATCAGCAACCTGGGCGGTGTGGCACGCTACGTCACGGCGCTGCCCAAACACGCGTTGGCCGATGCGACGATCGATTCGATCCGTGCCCTCGGCGTCGATGTCCAACATGTCTTGCGAACCGACGAAGGCCGACTGGGGCTGTATTTTTTGGAAACCGGTGCCAACCAACGCCCCAGCAACGTCATCTATGACCGCGCCGATTCGGCGATCGCGATCACGCCGGCCGATCGCTATGACTGGGGGCCGATCTTTCAAGACGCCGGCTGGTTGCACCTGACCGGGATCACGCCGGCACTGTCGGCCAATGCCGCCGACGCGACGCTCCTTGCCGCGCAAAAAGCAAAGGCCGTCGGCGCGACGGTGTCGATCGATTTGAACTTTCGAAAAAAACTGTGGCGCTGGGACTCCGGCAAAGCGCCGCGTGATTTGGCCGAAGCGACCATGCGTGAAATTCTGCCCCACGTCGACGTGGTGATCGCCAACGAAGAAGATTGCCACGACGTGCTGGGGATCCGCGCCGGCCAGACCGATGTCCATGCGGGGGCACTGGACACGTCGCGTTATCCCGACGTGGCGCGGCAGGTTGTCAGCCAGTTTGCCAATGTCTCCAAAGTTGCCATCACGCTCCGCGAAAGCCTGTCGGCGACGCACAACAACTGGGGAGCGATGCTACTGGATGCCGCCGCCGACCAAGTCTGCTTTGCACCGCTGGATGCGGAGGGGAACTACCGGGCGTACGAAATCAAAAACATCGTCGACCGCGTCGGCGGCGGTGACTCCTTTGCCGCCGGGCTGATCTTTGCGCTGACGACGCCGGAGCTAGGTGAACCGGAGACGGCGCTAAAATTCGCCGTCGCCGCGTCGTGTCTGAAACATTCCATCAAAGGCGATTTCAATTATTCCACACGGAGCGAAGTCGAAGCGCTGATGGGCGGCGCCGCCTCCGGTCGCGTCGTCCGCTGA
- a CDS encoding sulfatase-like hydrolase/transferase, whose translation MIRLSLTLLLGFLLCNLSAAARPNVLLIVSDDQGYNDLGLLGNGILTPNLDRIAGEGTRLTNFYVTWPACTPSRSGLLTGRYPQRNGIYDMIRNEAPDYGYRYNAEEYAVTFERIGGMDVREITIADVLKQSGYRTAIYGKWDLGSLKRFLPTSRGFDDFYGFVNTGIDYYTHERYGVPSMFRNESPTVEDKGTYCTYLFEREALRFLDQWAGKEPFFLYLPFNAPHNSSALEPAIRSSVQAPDEFKELYPNVDVEYRTTDKHRYASKATVTTPEARRRDYRAAVTCMDASIGKLLDRLQQKQCLDNTIVIFFSDNGGSGGADNAPLKGRKATMWEGGLRVPCLVRWPDGGVPAGATNDQFLTSLELLPSLAAAAGAPAPDGVQLDGYDWWPTLRGVQDSPRTEMFWRRRGHRAARVGNWKWLQLDDQRGQLYDLQNDVGESTDLSERFPEVARNMKQRFDRWQSQMDASEPRGPFRDF comes from the coding sequence ATGATACGTCTCTCACTTACGCTCCTGCTCGGCTTTCTGTTGTGCAACCTTTCGGCGGCGGCACGTCCGAACGTCTTGCTGATCGTCTCCGATGACCAGGGCTACAACGACCTCGGATTGCTCGGCAACGGCATCCTCACGCCCAATCTGGATCGGATCGCAGGCGAAGGGACCCGGTTGACGAATTTTTATGTCACCTGGCCGGCGTGCACACCGTCCCGGTCCGGCTTGCTGACCGGTCGCTATCCGCAGCGAAACGGGATCTATGACATGATCCGCAACGAAGCCCCCGACTACGGCTATCGCTACAACGCGGAAGAATACGCGGTCACGTTCGAACGCATCGGTGGGATGGACGTGCGAGAGATCACGATCGCCGACGTGTTGAAGCAATCGGGCTACCGAACCGCGATCTACGGCAAATGGGATCTGGGCAGCTTGAAGCGTTTTCTGCCGACCTCGCGCGGCTTCGACGACTTTTATGGCTTCGTCAACACCGGAATCGACTACTACACACACGAGCGATACGGGGTGCCCAGCATGTTCCGTAACGAGTCACCGACGGTCGAGGACAAGGGGACCTATTGCACGTATCTATTCGAACGTGAAGCGTTGCGGTTTCTCGATCAATGGGCGGGCAAAGAGCCGTTCTTTCTGTATCTCCCCTTCAACGCCCCGCACAATTCGTCGGCCCTGGAGCCCGCGATCCGCAGCTCGGTTCAGGCACCGGATGAGTTTAAAGAGCTGTATCCGAATGTCGACGTCGAGTATCGCACGACCGACAAGCATCGTTACGCATCCAAGGCGACGGTGACGACGCCGGAGGCCCGCCGGCGCGATTACCGTGCGGCGGTGACGTGCATGGACGCGTCGATCGGAAAGCTGTTGGACCGGTTGCAACAAAAGCAGTGTCTCGACAACACGATCGTGATCTTCTTCAGCGACAACGGGGGCAGCGGCGGCGCGGACAACGCGCCACTCAAAGGCCGGAAGGCGACGATGTGGGAAGGCGGCCTTCGCGTTCCCTGTCTGGTCCGTTGGCCCGATGGCGGCGTTCCGGCGGGTGCGACCAACGACCAGTTTCTGACGTCGCTAGAACTCCTGCCAAGTCTTGCGGCCGCCGCGGGAGCACCAGCGCCCGACGGAGTCCAATTGGATGGATACGATTGGTGGCCGACCCTGCGCGGCGTTCAGGATTCACCGCGGACGGAGATGTTTTGGCGGCGGCGCGGCCACCGCGCCGCCCGCGTCGGAAACTGGAAATGGCTGCAGTTGGATGATCAACGCGGTCAATTGTACGACTTGCAAAACGACGTCGGCGAATCGACCGACCTGTCCGAGCGTTTCCCCGAGGTCGCCCGCAACATGAAGCAGCGCTTTGACCGGTGGCAATCGCAAATGGATGCCTCGGAGCCGCGCGGCCCGTTTCGTGATTTTTAG
- a CDS encoding DUF1501 domain-containing protein: MSINEHRHRHPVAAQASRRDFLRSAAGGFGSLALSAMLAGEGHAGLHHTAKAKRVIQIFCPGGLSQVDTFDYKPELARRDGTPFDSDGTLQFFASKPGNCRGSHWKFRRHGQSGLWISDLFPRLATCIDDMAFLYSMHSKTALHGPACFMMNTGFTLPGFPSMGSWVTYGLGSEADDLPAFVVLPDPRGLPPGGIINWGAGFLPAQFQATTLDTTDPQHPIADLFPPRGFVEVTPPSDRAGLDFLQRLNQIHLQTRSANTQLEARIKAYEMAARLQLSAPEATDLSQETPSIRELYQTEHPEIGPFGKQCLLARRLVQRGVRFVQVYCGAENTTAKKIRPNWDSHEDLPRDHGYWGAVLDGGASALLKDLKQQGMLDETLVICTTEFGRQPASQGKGFGRDHNAGAFTAWMAGGGIKGGVGYGATDELGFKAIQSPTYSYDLHATALHLLGIDHTRLTYYHNGIERRLTDVHGHVIKDILS; this comes from the coding sequence ATGTCGATTAACGAACATCGTCACCGCCATCCCGTTGCCGCGCAAGCATCGCGACGTGACTTCCTGCGCTCGGCCGCCGGCGGATTCGGCTCGTTGGCGCTGTCCGCGATGCTTGCCGGTGAAGGTCATGCCGGGTTGCATCATACGGCCAAAGCGAAACGTGTCATCCAGATCTTTTGTCCCGGCGGGCTGAGTCAAGTCGACACGTTCGACTACAAGCCGGAACTGGCGCGTCGCGACGGAACCCCGTTCGACTCCGACGGGACCTTGCAGTTCTTCGCATCCAAACCGGGCAACTGCCGCGGCAGCCACTGGAAATTTCGCCGCCACGGCCAATCCGGTCTGTGGATCAGTGATCTGTTTCCGCGATTGGCGACCTGTATCGACGACATGGCCTTCCTGTACTCGATGCACAGCAAGACGGCGCTGCATGGGCCGGCCTGTTTCATGATGAATACGGGATTCACGCTGCCGGGGTTTCCCAGCATGGGATCCTGGGTGACGTATGGACTGGGCAGCGAAGCCGACGATTTGCCCGCGTTTGTGGTGTTGCCCGATCCACGCGGCTTGCCGCCCGGTGGGATCATCAATTGGGGTGCCGGGTTCCTGCCGGCTCAATTCCAGGCCACGACGCTCGACACGACCGATCCGCAACACCCCATCGCGGATCTGTTTCCCCCGCGGGGATTCGTCGAAGTGACGCCACCGTCGGATCGTGCGGGGTTGGACTTCTTGCAACGACTCAACCAGATCCACCTCCAAACACGCTCGGCCAACACGCAGCTGGAAGCCCGGATCAAAGCCTATGAGATGGCGGCGCGATTACAACTGAGTGCCCCCGAAGCCACGGATTTGAGCCAGGAGACGCCATCGATTCGAGAGCTCTATCAGACCGAACATCCCGAGATCGGCCCGTTCGGCAAGCAATGCTTATTGGCGCGACGTCTGGTCCAACGCGGCGTGCGGTTTGTGCAAGTTTACTGCGGGGCGGAAAACACGACGGCCAAAAAGATCCGTCCCAATTGGGACAGCCACGAAGACCTGCCGCGCGACCATGGGTATTGGGGCGCGGTGCTGGACGGCGGCGCCTCGGCGCTTCTAAAGGATCTAAAACAGCAGGGCATGCTGGACGAAACGCTGGTGATTTGCACGACCGAATTCGGGCGACAACCGGCTTCCCAGGGAAAGGGGTTCGGACGCGATCACAACGCCGGCGCCTTCACGGCATGGATGGCCGGGGGTGGTATCAAGGGCGGCGTCGGCTATGGGGCGACCGACGAACTCGGCTTCAAAGCGATCCAGTCGCCGACCTACAGCTATGATCTACACGCCACCGCGCTGCACTTGCTGGGCATCGATCACACGCGGTTGACCTATTACCACAACGGCATCGAGCGTCGTTTGACCGATGTTCACGGCCATGTGATCAAAGACATTCTTTCGTAG